One genomic window of Aptenodytes patagonicus chromosome 3, bAptPat1.pri.cur, whole genome shotgun sequence includes the following:
- the TNFAIP3 gene encoding tumor necrosis factor alpha-induced protein 3, translating into MSSRNMAGQHILPQALYQSNMLKAMKIRERTPEDLVKPPSGIIHHFRTMHRYTIEMFRMCQFCPQFRETLQKALTDQATQTSLERQRKLNWCMEVRRLVPLKTNGDGNCLMHAASQYMWGIEDIDLVLRKTLFSTLREIDTQNFKLRWQREAIKSQEFVETGLHYDTRNWEEEWEYLIEMTSPETSGARNRLPYNALEEIHIFILANILRRPVIVLADKVVRSLQSGSSFAPLNVGGIYLPLLWPAEECYRYPIVLGYDNMHFTPLVTLKDSGPEIRAVPLVTSERGRFEDLSVHFLTDAEEREKEQLLKDYLIVIEIPVQGWDHGTTHLINAAKLDEGNLPKEINLVEDYFQLVQHEYKKWQENTEPARRETCSRNRQELSFPQLSLLQVKCETPNCPFYMSVNTQPYCHECFERRSQGSKGRKQTSKAAPDKLKAAGSGSSQGDVCEPGGWTSEGPVTGPRSAPPTAPSLFLYSETTAMKCRTPDCPFTLNVQHNGLCERCYNSRQLGACNNLDDRRHLDYATCKVCHQKANRTFNGICSTCFKRSTEHSSNGSPAFLPTCHQRSTSDPSQISQSLLQHSCHQAPNNHSEEPPPPVLPPEEKRGGNLCRKPGCKFFGTSQNEGFCTLCFFEYRENHDSALLRHQRRSQRKSSAAGQPGTSAAAFHNTVSCQQRNCGTLGSTMLEGYCQNCFIKAQNQRFQEARRTEEQLVRHPERTGQHRDLQRAALSSQKRQCAVASCRNNLACRSDDLCQECQRLGQFAPSGSARDPAAEEPPKQRCRAPACDHYGNAKCNGYCNECYQFKQIYG; encoded by the exons atgtctTCTAGAAACATGGCTGGCCAACACATCCTTCCTCAAGCTTTGTATCAGAGCAATATGCTGAAAGCCATGAAGATTAGAGAGAGGACACCTGAAGATCTGGTCAAACCCCCCAGTGGAATAATTCACCACTTCAGGACTATGCACAGATACACCATAGAAATGTTCAGGATGTGCCAGTTTTGTCCTCAGTTTCGGGAAACACTTCAGAAGGCCCTGACTGACCAGGCCACCCAGACTTCACTGGAGCGCCAGAGGAAGCTCAACTGGTGCATGGAAGTTCGGAGGCTTGTCCCTTTGAAGACTAATG gtGATGGAAATTGCCTCATGCATGCTGCATCACAGTACATGTGGGGTATTGAAGATATCGACCTCGTcttaagaaaaacattgtttaGCACGCTCAGGGAGATTGACACACAGAATTTCAAGCTCCGCTGGCAGCGGGAGGCTATTAAATCCCAGGAGTTTGTAGAAACGGGACTCCACTATGACACCCGG AACTGGGAGGAGGAGTGGGAATACCTCATTGAAATGACCTCCCCAGAAACATCTGGGGCTCGAAACAGGCTTCCATATAATGCACTGGAAGAAATCCACATCTTCATCCTTGCTAACATCCTCAGAAGGCCAGTCATTGTCCTTGCAG ATAAAGTGGTGAGAAGTTTACAGTCTGGCTCCAGTTTTGCTCCTCTGAACGTCGGTGGTATTTACTTGCCTCTCCTTTGGCCAGCTGAAGAATGCTACAGATACCCAATTGTGCTTGGCTACGACAATATGCATTTTACACCACTAGTGACTCTGAAGGACAGTGGGCCAG AAATCCGGGCTGTCCCTCTGGTCACCAGTGAACGAGGCAGATTTGAGGACTTGAGCGTGCACTTTCTGACAGatgcagaggagagggagaaagagcagcTGCTAAAAGACTACTTGATAGTGATAGAAATTCCCGTGCAAGGCTGGGATCATGGTACAACTCATCTAATTAATGCTGCAAA GTTAGATGAAGGCAACCTACCCAAAGAAATAAACCTCGTGGAAGATTACTTTCAACTGGTACAGCATGAGTACAAGAAGTGGCAGGAGAACACTGAACCTGCTAGAAGAGAGACCTGCTCCAGGAACAGACAGGAACTGTCTTTTCCCCAGCTCTCCCTCTTACAGGTGAAATGTGAAACACCAAATTGCCCTTTCTACATGTCTGTGAACACCCAGCCCTACTGCCATGAGTGCTTTGAGCGGAGGTCCCagggaagcaaaggaagaaagcagacCTCCAAAGCAGCACCCGATAAACTGAAGGCAGCTGGGTCGGGCTCCTCCCAGGGGGATGTTTGTGAACCTGGGGGATGGACGTCCGAAGGGCCTGTAACAGGGCCTCGCTCCGCACCTCCGACTGCTCCAAGCCTTTTCCTATACAGTGAGACCACAGCCATGAAATGCCGGACACCAGACTGCCCCTTTACACTGAACGTGCAACACAATGGGCTTTGCGAACGCTGCTACAACTCCAGACAGCTTGGTGCTTGCAACAACTTGGATGACCGGAGACATTTAGACTATGCCACGTGCAAGGTGTGCCATCAGAAGGCCAACAGGACCTTCAATGGCATATGCAGCACTTGCTTCAAAAGGTCTACAGAACACTCCTCAAACggcagccctgctttcctgcccACATGCCACCAGAGATCGACGTCTGACCCGTCCCAGATCTCACAGAGCCTCCTCCAGCACTCCTGCCATCAGGCTCCCAACAACCACAGTGAGGAGCCCCCGCCACCGGTGCTGCCTCctgaggagaagaggggaggtAACCTCTGCAGGAAACCTGGCTGCAAGTTTTTTGGGACATCACAGAATGAGGGCTTTTGCACGCTGTGTTTCTTTGAGTACAGGGAAAACCACG ACAGCGCTTTGCTACGCCACCAGAGGAGATCTCAGAGGAAGTCCTCGGCAGCGGGTCAGCCGGGGACCTCTGCTGCCGCCTTCCATAACACTGTGTCCTGCCAGCAGCGCAACTGCGGCACCCTGGGCAGCACGATGCTTGAAGGGTACTGTCAGAACTGCTTCATTAAAGCCCAGAACCAGCGATTTCAGGAAGCCAGGAGGACAGAAGAACAGCTGGTGAGACATCCAGAA AGAACGGGACAGCACAGAGATTTGCAGCGAGCAGCGTTGAGTAGCCAGAAGAGACAGTGTGCTGTAGCTTCGTGTAGAAACAACCTGGCCTGCAGAAGCGATGACTTGTGCCAGGAGTGCCAGCGCCTCGGTCAGTTTGCGCCATCGGGGAGTGCCAGGGACCCGGCTGCAGAGGAGCCCCCGAAGCAGCGCTGCCGAGCCCCTGCTTGTGATCACTATGGCAATGCCAAGTGCAACGGCTACTGCAATGAATGCTACCAGTTCAAACAGATCTATGGCTAG